The Candidatus Paceibacterota bacterium nucleotide sequence AGTGATAAAGTTTACAACGAAAAAACCTTTTGAGAAATATGATAACTACGATGCGATAGAGGTCTCGTTAGTTAAAAATATTCCAAGCAATTACAAAGGTGTTATGGGCGTACCAGTTAGTTTTTTAGATAGTTATAACCCTGATCAATTTGAAATTTTAGGCTCAAATCGTGGAGTAGATCAGGACCCAAATAAAATATACGGCAAAGGCTCTTATTTGAATGGGAAAGAAGTTTATAAAAGGTTATTTATTAAACACAGAAAAAAATAATATGAAAACAATTTTAAAAACCAACATCACTGTCAAAGAAATTTGTGATGGATTTGTCTATAACGAACTTGAAGGTAAGGGTTTGTTTGGTTTGTCTGGTAAGCTGACTATTCAACCAGAATACCAACGTAATTATATTTATGCGTCTGATGGTGGTAAAAAAGAGATGGCCGTCATTGGATCAGTTCTCAAAGAGTACCCAATAGGATTAATCTATTTTAATAAAGTAAGCGACAGCAACCTAGAAGTTCTAGACGGCCAGCAACGCATCACCAGTCTTGGGCGGTTTATAACTGATAAGTTCGCCATCAAAGACGAAAATGGTATGGAGCAATATTTTTCAGGTCTTGCAAAAAATAAGCAATCTAAAATATTGAATACAACTCTAACTATTTATGAATGTAAGGGTGAAGAAAGCGAGATAAAAGAATGGTTTAAAACAATAAATATTGCTGGTGTTCCACTTAATAATCAGGAATTACTTAATGCGGTGTATTCTGGACCGTTTGTAACGCTCGGCAAAGAAGAATTTAGTAATAGTCAAAACGCTAACATCCAAAAATGGAGTGCATATATATCTGGTAGCGCCAATCGGCAGGAATTTTTGGAATGTGCTCTAGACTGGGTAAGTAAAGGCAATATCGGCGATTATATGAGTCGTCATCGTTTTGATAAAAATATTACTGAGCTTAAAAAATATTTCAACAGTGTGATTGACTGGGTGTCTAGTATATTTACTGACGTTGAAAGCGAGATGCGCGGACTTGAATGGGGGCGACTTTACGAGGAGTATCACAAAAAATCATATAATCCAGCTAAAGTATCAGCTGAAGTTCAAAAGCTCTACGCTGATCCGTATGTAAAAAATCGCAAAGGGATTTTTGAGTATATTCTTGGTGGTTCCGTTGACACGAAATTGCTTGAAGTCCGAGTTTTTGACGAAGCGACCAAAAAAGCTGTTTATGCAACACAAACCGCCAAGGCAGAGAAAAAGGGAGAATCAAATTGTCCGCATTGCGCTATTGGGCATGACGCTAATAAGAATAAGATTTGGGGTTTGGGCGAGATGGACGCTGACCATGTAGCGGCCTGGAGCAAGGGAGGCACAACTACAGCTAAGAATTGTCAGATGCTTTGCAAGACACATAATCGAGCAAAAGGAAACCGATAATATGCCATAGGAATAAATTTATGAGCAATTTTTCACCAAAATTAGAAGACGCAACTGACGAGCAATTAATGCATATGGTTAATGAACTTGATTTTCGTGTTGTTCCTCTCGCCTCTGACGAGCTAACAAGGCGAACCGTTAAAAAATTAGAAAAAACCATACAAGCTTTTAATGAGCAATCCTCAAAACAAACTGATAAAATGATATATTTTACTTGGTGGATTGTTGGATTAACAATTGTTATGGTAGCAGGGTTAATAATCCAAATTATATTAGCCATATAGATGTGCATTAAAAAGCGGTTTTTAAAGCCGTTTTTTATTAGCGGGGTGTGGATAAGTCAGGGTATTGACTTTTAATTATACAGGGAGTAGTATTACCACTATGGGAGCAATATATATGATATCCATAAAGCAAGATCAAAAAGACAAAGAATATGAAATTAATAGGCATACAACCATTGAGGGACTTCGTGAATATACATGCTGATTCGCGATCGCAAATTGAATCATGGGAGGCTGAAGTTGAAGAAGCCCAATGGGGTACGCCGCATGATCTCAAGAGCAAATATCCAAAAGCAAGTATTTTAAAGGACCAGAATGTAATTTTCGACATTTGTAGGAATAAATATAGGTTATGGGTAAAGATGAGTTATAAAAATCAAACCATTTTAATAAAAAAAATCGGCACCCACAAAGAATACGATAAATGGCAAATAATTTAGTAAAAAATATGGACGCAATTAAAATTATAAAAACTGAAGAAGACTACCAAAAAGCCCTTAAAATGGCAGAATGGCTAATTGTTCGTGATCCAAATCCAGATTCTCCAGAAGGAGAACAATTAAGACTCCTTACTACTCTCATAGAGGACTATGAATCTCAAACCTTTCCTAAAACTCTCCCTGATCCGGTTGAGGCGATAAAATTTAGAATGGAACAAGCCAATCTTAAACCCGCTGATTTAATTCCTTATATAGGCAGCCGTGGTCGTGTTTCAGAAATTCTTTCTGGCAAACGCCAACTTACACTTGATATGGTTAGAGCGCTTTCCACGGGACTTGGTATACCAGCGAAGGTATTAATACAAAAGCCAACACGACCAGAATTACAAAATTGGGATACGGGCCTTATAAGAACAATGGAGCAACGAGGTTATTTTGGTAAAAAAACTCTTAAAAAATATAATAAATCAGAACTTATAAATAGCTTCTTTGAGATGTTTGGAAATTTCCAGCCAGCCGTTTTGTATCGAAAAACTAGCTTTCGTTCTTCGCCCCGTACCGACAATAATGCTTTGATCGCATGGGGCCTGCGAGCATCGCGGAAAGCTGAGCAAATAAAAACTTCCGTTAAATACAAAAAGGGTACGGTAAACCTTAAATTTATGCAAGATGTTCTGCGATTCAGCACACAAGACGACGGTCCCTTACTTGCGCGTGATTATCTCAAAAAGCACGGCATCAAACTAGTGATAGAACCACATCTTCCTAAGACACACTTAGATGGCGCTACATTTATCGCTGATAAGAACAATCCTGTCATTGGTCTTACTATTCGTCATGATCGTCCCGATAATTTCTGGTTTACATTAATGCATGAACTTGCTCACGTTGCGCTACACTATGAAAATGAAACTGAATATTTCTATGACGAAAAAATTCAAGAGAAAGATGGAATACAAATTGACGACCAAGAAAAAGCCGCTGACGAACTCGCGGAAGAATCAATTTTACCCAGAAGTAAATGGGAGACAAGTGCTGCTAAACGAACGCCGAACCAATTTTCTACATTGGATTTAGCCAATGAATTGGGTGTACAAGCTGCGGTTATCGCGGGAATGATTCGATTCAAACATAAAAAATTCTATTATTTAAACGAAATGATTTATGACGAAAATCTTAAGATTAAAAAATTCTTCCCTGAAGAATTCACAGAACAAATATGACTATAATAAATTCTTACATTCCAATACTTCGCTGGAAATTA carries:
- a CDS encoding DUF262 domain-containing protein; protein product: MKTILKTNITVKEICDGFVYNELEGKGLFGLSGKLTIQPEYQRNYIYASDGGKKEMAVIGSVLKEYPIGLIYFNKVSDSNLEVLDGQQRITSLGRFITDKFAIKDENGMEQYFSGLAKNKQSKILNTTLTIYECKGEESEIKEWFKTINIAGVPLNNQELLNAVYSGPFVTLGKEEFSNSQNANIQKWSAYISGSANRQEFLECALDWVSKGNIGDYMSRHRFDKNITELKKYFNSVIDWVSSIFTDVESEMRGLEWGRLYEEYHKKSYNPAKVSAEVQKLYADPYVKNRKGIFEYILGGSVDTKLLEVRVFDEATKKAVYATQTAKAEKKGESNCPHCAIGHDANKNKIWGLGEMDADHVAAWSKGGTTTAKNCQMLCKTHNRAKGNR
- a CDS encoding type II toxin-antitoxin system HigB family toxin → MKLIGIQPLRDFVNIHADSRSQIESWEAEVEEAQWGTPHDLKSKYPKASILKDQNVIFDICRNKYRLWVKMSYKNQTILIKKIGTHKEYDKWQII
- a CDS encoding ImmA/IrrE family metallo-endopeptidase, with amino-acid sequence MANNLVKNMDAIKIIKTEEDYQKALKMAEWLIVRDPNPDSPEGEQLRLLTTLIEDYESQTFPKTLPDPVEAIKFRMEQANLKPADLIPYIGSRGRVSEILSGKRQLTLDMVRALSTGLGIPAKVLIQKPTRPELQNWDTGLIRTMEQRGYFGKKTLKKYNKSELINSFFEMFGNFQPAVLYRKTSFRSSPRTDNNALIAWGLRASRKAEQIKTSVKYKKGTVNLKFMQDVLRFSTQDDGPLLARDYLKKHGIKLVIEPHLPKTHLDGATFIADKNNPVIGLTIRHDRPDNFWFTLMHELAHVALHYENETEYFYDEKIQEKDGIQIDDQEKAADELAEESILPRSKWETSAAKRTPNQFSTLDLANELGVQAAVIAGMIRFKHKKFYYLNEMIYDENLKIKKFFPEEFTEQI